The Streptomyces europaeiscabiei genome window below encodes:
- a CDS encoding SGNH/GDSL hydrolase family protein codes for MIGSYVAVGDSFTEGVGDPGPDGRFVGWADRFAVLLADRVPEGDFGYTNLAVRGKLLDQIVADQVPRALELAPDLISFCAGGNDIIRPGTDPDEVAERFERAVSRLTSAVGTVMVTTGFDTRDVPVLRHMRGKIATYNLHVRAIADRYGCPVLDLWSLKTVQDRRAWDLDRLHLSPEGHTRVALRAGQVLGVDIPADPDQPWPPLPPRGTLEMRRDNIHWAREYLVPWIGRRLRGESSGDHVSAKGQLSPDDIRTWIGAVA; via the coding sequence ATGATCGGGTCGTACGTGGCGGTGGGGGACAGCTTCACCGAGGGCGTGGGCGATCCCGGGCCCGACGGGCGGTTCGTCGGCTGGGCCGACCGGTTCGCGGTGCTTCTCGCGGACCGGGTGCCCGAGGGCGATTTCGGTTACACCAACCTGGCTGTGCGGGGGAAGCTCCTCGACCAGATCGTGGCGGACCAGGTGCCGAGGGCTCTGGAGCTCGCGCCCGATCTGATCTCCTTCTGCGCGGGCGGCAACGACATCATCCGGCCGGGCACCGATCCCGACGAGGTCGCCGAGAGGTTCGAGCGGGCGGTGTCCAGGCTCACTTCGGCCGTCGGTACGGTCATGGTGACCACCGGGTTCGACACCCGTGACGTCCCGGTGCTGAGGCACATGCGGGGCAAGATCGCCACGTACAACCTGCATGTGCGGGCCATCGCCGACCGGTACGGGTGTCCTGTGCTGGACCTGTGGTCCCTGAAGACGGTCCAGGACCGGCGGGCCTGGGACCTCGACCGGCTGCACCTGTCGCCGGAGGGGCACACGCGGGTCGCCCTGCGGGCGGGGCAGGTGCTGGGCGTGGACATTCCGGCCGACCCCGATCAGCCGTGGCCTCCGCTGCCGCCGCGCGGCACGCTCGAGATGCGCCGCGACAACATCCACTGGGCGCGGGAGTATCTGGTGCCGTGGATCGGGCGGCGACTGCGGGGGGAGTCGTCCGGGGATCATGTGTCGGCGAAGGGGCAGTTGTCGCCGGACGACATCAGGACGTGGATCGGGGCGGTGGCCTGA
- a CDS encoding DUF6250 domain-containing protein, which produces MTTRRAFGTLAAGAALAALAPAGTASASRRRGRLIAADDFRHGLGQWALELERGGAVTASRGVLDVDVPAGATVWFKRKLAGPYVVEYTATPVSAGGVNDRVSDLNNFWNAVDVRSPDDLFATRRGGALAEYDHLKTYYVGYGANTNTTTRLRRYVGEAGVRPLIYDYTEPLLVANEPNRVRIVSDGSKVQWWNNGRLVFDHVDPAPYTGGHFAFRTTWSHFRIEDFRVWRPGGRH; this is translated from the coding sequence ATGACCACTCGCAGAGCCTTCGGGACCCTTGCCGCCGGCGCGGCCCTCGCGGCGCTCGCCCCGGCGGGGACGGCGTCCGCGAGCCGCCGCCGCGGCCGGCTGATCGCCGCCGACGACTTCCGGCACGGGCTCGGGCAGTGGGCCCTGGAGTTGGAGAGGGGCGGGGCGGTCACGGCCTCGCGCGGGGTGCTGGATGTCGACGTGCCCGCCGGAGCCACGGTCTGGTTCAAGCGGAAGCTGGCAGGGCCGTACGTCGTCGAGTACACGGCCACGCCGGTCTCCGCGGGCGGGGTCAACGACCGGGTCTCCGATCTCAACAACTTCTGGAACGCCGTCGATGTGCGGTCGCCCGATGATCTTTTCGCCACCCGGCGTGGGGGCGCGCTCGCCGAGTACGACCATCTGAAGACGTACTACGTCGGGTACGGCGCCAACACGAATACGACCACGCGGTTGCGTCGGTACGTCGGTGAGGCGGGTGTGCGGCCGTTGATCTACGACTACACCGAGCCGCTGCTCGTCGCGAACGAGCCGAACCGCGTCCGGATCGTCTCCGACGGCTCGAAGGTCCAGTGGTGGAACAACGGGCGGCTCGTCTTCGACCACGTCGATCCCGCGCCGTACACGGGTGGGCATTTCGCCTTCCGCACCACCTGGAGTCACTTCCGGATCGAGGACTTCCGGGTGTGGAGGCCGGGCGGTCGGCACTGA
- a CDS encoding TetR/AcrR family transcriptional regulator yields MARVRLSVAERRAELLRAAIEQIEERGVAAVRIADVAAVLGVSNALVLYHFSTKERLVAEAFRYAAEDDLAHLRKLLGRRTTALRRLRAAVRWYAPTGQAKGWRLWIEGWAAALREPALREVTRDLDRQWKAALTEVIEAGVAADEFHCPDPAATALRLTALLDGLAVQMTTYDGAVSRIRAQNWADEALAHELGLTRENLTAATR; encoded by the coding sequence GTGGCCAGGGTGCGGTTGAGTGTGGCCGAGCGGCGTGCGGAGCTGCTCCGGGCCGCCATCGAACAGATCGAGGAGCGAGGCGTCGCGGCGGTACGGATCGCCGACGTTGCCGCCGTCCTCGGGGTGAGCAACGCCTTGGTGCTCTACCACTTCTCGACCAAGGAAAGACTGGTGGCCGAGGCCTTCCGGTACGCCGCCGAGGACGACCTCGCCCACCTCCGCAAACTGCTGGGCCGCCGCACCACGGCACTGCGCCGACTGCGCGCGGCCGTCCGCTGGTACGCCCCGACCGGCCAGGCCAAGGGCTGGCGCCTGTGGATCGAGGGCTGGGCGGCCGCCCTCCGCGAACCCGCACTCCGCGAGGTCACCCGCGACCTGGACAGACAGTGGAAGGCCGCACTCACCGAGGTCATCGAAGCCGGCGTGGCGGCCGACGAGTTCCACTGCCCGGACCCCGCGGCGACGGCGCTCCGCCTCACCGCCCTCCTGGACGGTCTCGCCGTACAGATGACGACCTACGACGGAGCCGTCTCCCGCATCCGAGCCCAGAACTGGGCCGACGAGGCTCTGGCCCACGAACTGGGCCTGACCCGCGAGAACCTCACAGCGGCGACCCGCTGA
- a CDS encoding LysM peptidoglycan-binding domain-containing M23 family metallopeptidase → MPAKGKHRRPKSQRFTRSIAAAGTGGAALALPLIGAAGAHAATPTAAVSGVSEKAATIATEKAAAEAGARIEQAEKAAQAEKTATKKAATKTYSVKVGDYLSKIADEQDVEGGWKQLYSDNREKIGSDPSLIHPGLKLSIGGQAASGGTSQSSKPQLSQSSTAAGSSQSSKSADSAKQESKDTQASTSTSSGQSSSSNSSGFSLPIQGATVGTAYKTAGSMWSSGYHTGVDFVAPTGTTLKSVGAGTVVSAGWGGAYGNQVVIKLADGYYAQYAHLSSISVSAGQSVSGGQQIGLSGATGNVTGPHLHFEIRTTPNYGADIDPLAYLRSKGVSV, encoded by the coding sequence ATGCCCGCGAAGGGTAAGCACCGCCGTCCGAAGTCCCAGCGTTTCACCCGCTCGATCGCCGCCGCCGGGACCGGTGGCGCGGCGCTCGCGCTGCCGCTGATCGGAGCCGCCGGCGCCCACGCCGCGACCCCGACGGCCGCCGTTTCCGGTGTGTCCGAGAAGGCCGCCACGATCGCCACCGAGAAGGCCGCGGCCGAGGCGGGCGCACGGATCGAGCAGGCCGAGAAGGCCGCGCAGGCGGAGAAGACCGCCACCAAGAAGGCGGCGACCAAGACCTACTCGGTGAAGGTCGGCGACTACCTCTCGAAGATCGCGGACGAGCAGGACGTCGAGGGGGGCTGGAAGCAGCTCTACTCGGACAACCGCGAGAAGATCGGCTCCGACCCGTCGCTCATCCACCCGGGGCTGAAGCTGTCGATCGGCGGGCAGGCCGCGTCGGGCGGTACGTCGCAGTCGTCGAAGCCGCAGCTGTCGCAGTCCTCGACGGCCGCCGGGTCCTCCCAGTCGTCGAAGTCCGCAGACTCCGCGAAGCAGGAGTCGAAGGACACCCAGGCGTCGACCTCCACGTCGAGCGGCCAGTCCTCGTCGTCCAACAGCTCCGGCTTCAGTCTGCCCATCCAGGGCGCCACCGTCGGCACCGCGTACAAGACCGCCGGCAGCATGTGGTCCAGCGGGTACCACACGGGCGTCGACTTCGTGGCCCCCACCGGGACCACCCTCAAGTCCGTGGGTGCGGGCACCGTCGTCTCCGCCGGCTGGGGCGGCGCGTACGGCAACCAGGTCGTCATCAAGCTCGCCGACGGCTACTACGCCCAGTACGCCCACCTGTCCTCGATCTCCGTCTCCGCGGGGCAGTCCGTGAGCGGCGGCCAGCAGATCGGTCTCTCCGGCGCGACCGGCAACGTCACCGGGCCGCACCTGCACTTCGAGATCCGCACCACCCCCAACTACGGCGCGGACATCGACCCGCTGGCCTACCTTCGCTCGAAGGGCGTCAGCGTCTGA